Proteins found in one Fibrobacter succinogenes genomic segment:
- a CDS encoding cellulase family glycosylhydrolase, protein MTPSFAVASTPVARPSTSGKLHVVGTELHDEHGNMVVLKGASTHGLTWFPKYVNNGLFKQLSSEWKTNLIRLAMYSDDYVHGDRKKNLEILRKGVEYAIANDMYVIVDWHILKDNNPNENLAEAINFFNQMAKEYSNVPNVIFEICNEPNGDCTWEDIKEYASLIIPVIRRCNPDALILIGTPNYSREIQFPAKDPVNFGNVMYSFHFYVSSHKDDFRTKLRDVIRQGTPIFISESGLSEESGDGKIDFESAKLWYALLDSLHLSYTVWSLSNKEEESAMIKDDSRAVESLTDDDLTLSGQFARALFQGQDVDEISLVYSPASNFKILARTEPYMVWGIFAVPVFAILVIVFVILKFQKRFKDKRIYTYDDLLKYSDSAAAKKFNAKPGKVILGDLFLFLSTFCTLIYLCWRVVCSIPFAYGWIAVVGSAVLLVVEILGFGESLIHYSGMLKLRDHPLPEIADEDFPDVDIFISTYNEPVELLRKTIVGCKFMEYPDKSKVHIYLCDDHRRPEMRALAEELDVSYFDRPDNEGAKAGNLNAALARSHSPYIVTFDADMIPQRKFLLKTIPYFIDAERINANLPEEYRRPLGFIQTPQSFYTPDVFQHNLYAERIVPNEQDYFYDVIEAAKTSSNSVIYGGSNTILSRKALEDIGGFYTKSITEDFATGMLIESAGYVSLGLSEALASGVAPSSFQEHVQQRTRWGRGVIATAKQLKFIRNRKLNVSQKLSYLSSVLYWFSPLKNLIYLISPLMFAVFCIPIFKCTLIDLALFWLPMHFMQIIALRITSQGKISAQWSGIYETSVMPFLLFPIIKESLGITLSTFKVTKKEKSSMRRVIDKRSLVPFVILLVLTLAGIARMTYMMVVLEYIGILAVLFWLIRNTYYLTMCLFLGVGRDSDGENVKVFAAEFITLFKGDGQQVEGVTTKLTEHSVDIFTDEVDVLYLGESVELGISSEAYDLKIKGAIVSIRHSYNPKVPSVYTVEILDFAGRKDEYVQMLYDRTPTLPQRLRLRDDYLGNLWKNLGQRIIKI, encoded by the coding sequence TTGACCCCGTCATTTGCGGTGGCATCGACCCCTGTCGCGCGCCCATCGACAAGCGGCAAACTTCATGTTGTGGGGACTGAACTTCACGATGAGCATGGAAATATGGTTGTGCTCAAGGGCGCGAGCACTCACGGGCTTACATGGTTCCCGAAGTACGTCAATAACGGCCTTTTTAAACAGCTGAGTTCGGAATGGAAAACGAACCTTATCCGCCTTGCAATGTATTCGGATGACTATGTGCATGGCGACCGCAAAAAGAATCTCGAAATTTTGCGCAAGGGTGTTGAATATGCTATCGCAAACGATATGTATGTGATTGTGGACTGGCACATTCTCAAAGACAACAACCCGAACGAAAATCTCGCCGAAGCAATTAACTTTTTTAACCAGATGGCAAAGGAGTATTCGAATGTCCCGAACGTGATTTTTGAAATTTGCAATGAGCCAAATGGAGACTGCACTTGGGAAGATATCAAGGAATATGCAAGCCTCATCATTCCCGTAATCCGCAGGTGCAATCCCGATGCGTTAATCCTTATCGGTACGCCGAACTATTCTCGCGAAATCCAGTTTCCGGCAAAGGACCCGGTGAACTTTGGTAACGTCATGTACTCGTTCCATTTCTACGTTTCGTCGCACAAGGATGATTTCCGTACGAAGCTTCGCGATGTTATTCGTCAAGGAACGCCAATTTTTATTTCTGAAAGTGGCCTCAGCGAAGAATCGGGCGATGGAAAAATTGACTTTGAAAGTGCAAAGCTCTGGTACGCCTTACTCGATTCCTTGCACTTGAGCTATACGGTTTGGAGCCTTTCGAACAAGGAAGAAGAGTCTGCAATGATCAAGGACGATTCCCGAGCAGTGGAATCGTTGACGGATGATGATTTGACGCTTTCGGGGCAATTTGCGAGGGCGCTTTTTCAAGGGCAGGATGTCGATGAAATTTCGCTTGTTTATAGCCCGGCATCGAATTTCAAGATTTTGGCGCGAACAGAACCTTACATGGTCTGGGGTATTTTTGCGGTGCCTGTATTTGCCATTCTTGTCATTGTGTTTGTAATTCTCAAGTTCCAAAAACGTTTTAAGGATAAAAGAATTTATACGTATGATGACTTGCTTAAATACAGCGATAGCGCTGCAGCGAAAAAATTTAATGCCAAGCCGGGAAAAGTTATTTTAGGGGATTTGTTCCTTTTCTTGAGTACGTTTTGCACGTTGATTTACCTTTGTTGGCGCGTGGTTTGTTCCATCCCGTTTGCGTATGGTTGGATTGCTGTTGTTGGTAGTGCTGTACTGCTTGTGGTTGAAATTTTGGGCTTTGGAGAATCGCTTATTCATTATAGCGGCATGCTCAAGTTGCGTGATCATCCGCTCCCGGAAATTGCAGATGAAGATTTTCCTGATGTCGATATTTTCATTTCGACATATAACGAGCCTGTGGAACTTTTGCGCAAGACTATTGTCGGTTGCAAGTTCATGGAATACCCAGACAAGTCAAAAGTCCATATTTACTTGTGCGATGACCACCGCCGCCCGGAAATGCGAGCGCTGGCCGAAGAGCTTGACGTAAGCTACTTTGACCGCCCGGATAACGAAGGTGCAAAGGCTGGAAACTTGAATGCGGCTCTTGCTCGTAGCCATTCTCCGTACATAGTGACATTTGACGCTGACATGATTCCGCAACGCAAATTCTTGCTCAAGACGATTCCTTACTTTATTGATGCCGAGCGAATCAATGCGAACTTGCCTGAAGAATATCGCCGTCCGCTTGGCTTTATCCAGACCCCGCAAAGTTTTTACACGCCCGATGTTTTTCAGCACAATCTTTATGCAGAACGGATTGTTCCGAATGAACAGGATTATTTCTATGACGTGATTGAAGCTGCAAAAACTTCGAGTAATAGCGTTATTTATGGAGGCTCGAATACAATTCTTTCACGCAAGGCGCTCGAAGATATTGGTGGATTTTATACAAAGTCTATCACGGAGGATTTTGCGACGGGCATGCTGATTGAATCGGCTGGGTATGTGAGCCTTGGACTTTCTGAAGCGCTGGCTTCGGGCGTTGCTCCATCTTCGTTCCAAGAACATGTGCAACAGCGCACCCGTTGGGGGCGCGGTGTGATTGCAACAGCAAAGCAGTTGAAGTTTATACGCAACCGTAAATTGAATGTCTCGCAAAAACTGAGCTATTTGAGTTCCGTGCTTTACTGGTTCTCGCCGCTCAAAAATTTAATCTACTTGATTTCGCCGTTGATGTTTGCGGTGTTCTGCATTCCGATTTTCAAGTGTACATTGATTGACCTTGCTCTTTTCTGGCTCCCGATGCACTTTATGCAGATTATTGCTTTGCGGATTACGAGCCAAGGCAAAATTTCGGCGCAGTGGAGCGGTATTTACGAAACCTCTGTGATGCCGTTCCTCTTGTTCCCGATTATCAAGGAATCGCTTGGGATTACACTTTCGACGTTCAAGGTAACCAAGAAAGAAAAGTCGAGTATGCGCCGTGTTATCGACAAGCGGAGTCTTGTGCCGTTTGTAATTCTTTTGGTGCTAACGCTTGCGGGAATTGCACGCATGACGTATATGATGGTGGTTCTTGAATACATCGGCATCTTGGCCGTGCTGTTCTGGCTTATCCGCAACACCTACTATTTGACAATGTGCTTGTTCCTTGGCGTTGGCCGCGATTCCGATGGTGAAAACGTGAAAGTATTTGCCGCCGAATTCATCACGCTTTTCAAAGGCGATGGGCAACAAGTCGAAGGCGTAACGACCAAGCTCACGGAACATTCTGTCGATATTTTTACGGATGAAGTTGATGTTCTTTATTTGGGTGAATCGGTTGAACTTGGAATTTCTAGCGAAGCGTATGATTTGAAAATCAAAGGAGCGATTGTCTCTATCCGTCATTCTTACAATCCGAAAGTTCCGAGCGTTTATACGGTCGAGATTCTTGATTTTGCAGGGCGGAAAGATGAGTATGTGCAAATGCTTTACGACCGCACTCCGACTTTGCCGCAACGTTTGCGGTTAAGGGACGATTACTTAGGCAATCTTTGGAAGAATCTTGGACAACGGATTATCAAAATTTAG
- a CDS encoding tetratricopeptide repeat protein gives MRFFCSLMMFMAVAVFARPINDGNKLYAAGDYAGALEKYMKAREAEPANPMLFYNIGTCQYKLGNFEEAKKELESAVRMPDKAMAAKAAYNLANTHFRVGEKAQEPSARIAAWRESVAYLKKAIDLDNDFENAKKNVEIVQRKLKEELDKQKENKDQNQDQNDQKQPPLSEKAKQVLARALQLCKDGKYAEGKQMLENLIAEDETAGQLSGHVQRIDDVIEIKAGRKPKTKIDASSTDNDLEVI, from the coding sequence ATGCGTTTTTTTTGTTCATTGATGATGTTTATGGCTGTGGCTGTTTTTGCACGGCCCATTAACGATGGCAATAAGCTGTATGCTGCTGGAGACTATGCCGGGGCACTCGAAAAATATATGAAGGCCCGTGAGGCCGAACCTGCAAATCCGATGCTGTTCTACAACATTGGAACGTGCCAGTACAAGCTTGGAAATTTCGAAGAAGCCAAAAAGGAACTCGAAAGTGCCGTGCGCATGCCGGACAAGGCAATGGCCGCCAAGGCTGCCTACAATTTGGCGAATACGCATTTCCGCGTTGGCGAAAAGGCGCAAGAACCGAGTGCCCGCATAGCAGCCTGGCGTGAATCTGTCGCTTACCTGAAAAAGGCGATTGACCTAGACAACGATTTCGAAAACGCGAAAAAGAACGTGGAAATTGTCCAGCGCAAACTGAAAGAAGAACTCGACAAGCAGAAAGAAAACAAGGACCAGAATCAGGACCAGAACGACCAGAAACAACCTCCGCTGAGCGAAAAGGCGAAGCAGGTCTTGGCTCGCGCACTTCAACTTTGCAAAGATGGCAAGTATGCCGAAGGCAAGCAAATGCTTGAAAACCTTATTGCCGAAGATGAAACTGCTGGCCAGTTGAGTGGTCATGTGCAACGTATTGATGATGTTATTGAAATTAAAGCCGGTCGCAAGCCCAAGACGAAGATTGACGCCAGCAGCACCGACAATGACTTGGAGGTGATCTAA
- a CDS encoding glycosyltransferase family 39 protein has product MKYLKIPELIAALCFLLFLAMGYQSRISIDDVTFTQYGKSEKVSLPLARNIAVDKPFFMDFEVTSPYNFSYDMWIIPDDCADEITIGSKTIDLSKVRNHCNFSSGFTLKNKELAPYRQSGKTHYTVKLQNGGGPGGFMVFVKMNSIVGWLINILAIISFAMFFVFLARRFRFGKTLLVLFFLGIVFRTVFFTMIPYKVFSMDVEGHISYVQYIVEKHDIPGNNDCWSCYHPPVYYLVAAPFYMLGESLGIAGTMGLQSFSLLISVLTTFFGLLFLQNILQGRALLLSSVLWIFWPLMIMVAPRIGNDQLFYLLHVLCVWAGISYFKKGLGRYLIVAVVSSALALWTKSTGTVSIGMVFVFIVGRFFTADGFRKPSKSEVAAWIMFVLVAVAFIVQKIFGGELVGNAGSLNPAMRVPNEAFNYLYFDLRNFLENPFTFGWDSSMGRDYFWNFALKSSLFGEWIMLRTPAGQLLATVISVLLLGIIVYAIRGFWKTRLGFVHWILLLQGIAFIAALMALRIKYPFACSSDFRYILPVLLSFTPFVAWGITLNESSAQWKVVGYTLVLGFIACSTALYIMVM; this is encoded by the coding sequence GTGAAGTATCTAAAAATTCCTGAACTCATTGCCGCATTGTGCTTCTTGTTGTTCCTTGCAATGGGATATCAAAGCCGTATTTCCATTGATGATGTGACTTTTACGCAGTACGGAAAATCGGAAAAAGTTTCGCTTCCGCTTGCCCGGAATATTGCGGTCGATAAACCGTTTTTTATGGATTTTGAAGTCACGAGTCCATATAATTTCTCTTACGATATGTGGATCATTCCTGATGATTGTGCGGATGAAATTACGATAGGTTCAAAGACGATAGATTTGTCGAAAGTCAGAAACCATTGCAATTTTTCAAGCGGATTTACACTAAAAAATAAAGAACTTGCTCCGTATAGGCAAAGCGGAAAAACGCATTATACCGTAAAACTACAAAATGGCGGTGGTCCGGGTGGATTTATGGTCTTTGTAAAGATGAATTCAATTGTTGGCTGGTTGATTAATATTTTAGCCATAATTTCATTTGCGATGTTCTTTGTTTTTCTTGCTCGTCGTTTCCGGTTCGGAAAAACGTTATTGGTCCTGTTCTTTTTGGGAATTGTTTTCCGTACGGTTTTTTTCACGATGATTCCGTACAAGGTATTCTCGATGGACGTGGAAGGCCATATCTCGTATGTACAGTACATTGTTGAAAAGCACGACATTCCGGGTAATAACGATTGCTGGTCTTGCTATCATCCTCCTGTGTATTATCTTGTGGCGGCACCGTTTTACATGTTGGGTGAAAGCTTGGGCATAGCGGGAACTATGGGCTTGCAAAGTTTCAGCTTGCTTATTTCTGTTCTGACAACGTTCTTTGGTCTCTTGTTCCTGCAAAATATTTTGCAAGGCCGTGCACTGCTTTTATCGTCGGTACTTTGGATTTTTTGGCCGTTGATGATAATGGTCGCCCCACGTATTGGTAATGACCAATTATTTTATCTGTTGCATGTTCTGTGTGTGTGGGCTGGAATCAGTTACTTTAAAAAAGGCCTGGGACGATACTTGATTGTGGCGGTTGTGTCTTCAGCTTTGGCTCTGTGGACTAAATCTACTGGAACAGTTTCTATAGGAATGGTTTTTGTATTTATTGTGGGACGTTTCTTTACGGCGGATGGTTTCCGTAAGCCGTCAAAGTCCGAAGTTGCGGCGTGGATTATGTTTGTACTGGTTGCTGTTGCTTTTATTGTACAAAAGATATTCGGTGGTGAACTTGTTGGAAACGCTGGCTCGTTGAATCCTGCGATGAGGGTTCCGAATGAGGCTTTTAATTATCTGTACTTTGATTTACGCAATTTCTTGGAAAATCCATTCACTTTTGGTTGGGACAGCTCTATGGGCCGAGATTATTTCTGGAATTTTGCCCTTAAGTCTTCTCTTTTTGGTGAATGGATCATGTTGCGGACTCCAGCTGGTCAATTATTGGCGACCGTGATAAGTGTGCTGTTGCTTGGGATTATCGTGTATGCTATTCGGGGCTTTTGGAAAACTCGGCTTGGCTTTGTCCATTGGATCTTGTTGCTGCAAGGAATCGCTTTTATTGCTGCATTGATGGCCTTGAGGATTAAGTATCCCTTTGCGTGCAGTAGCGATTTCAGGTACATTTTGCCTGTGCTTTTGAGCTTTACGCCATTTGTGGCGTGGGGAATCACGTTGAACGAATCTTCGGCACAATGGAAGGTTGTTGGCTACACCTTGGTTCTTGGGTTTATTGCATGCAGCACAGCCTTATATATAATGGTGATGTAG
- a CDS encoding NPCBM/NEW2 domain-containing protein, translated as MFMYKYRNNLKLFIFWGVACVLANVICTAGSAYDGDQSFWVGWTRQLIDGGFGGFKGNYPPLYVFWLWVVAQVHSVLGLVVDKTFFLKFICLWPVFFAHLFLVDWSCRISEKFNYPEWKKHLLLAFVALNPALLMNGPIWGQVDLLPVVLASLAIYCMCRPRYVFLASMLYVLALLSKFQMIAFLPIFGGLFIRNWKTSWRGLPLAIAGAFLVLLPFAIGGNLLTMLSNAYVQTTNQYPYATFNAANLWNLLAGNVAPDNVPIWGVSADGLGFLLKPAILGKLLFILISVFALVKSILCKNVRTAFALCSLNGLAFFVLLPGMHERYLLYAVPMVLCWLVWDMRRGGIPALFITAVATLNVNLINPFRGSGVWTFVSLMGCLTLVALLFALALPKTVNKAVCRLRQNNFPAWVPYALLSVILLIECGCLAYQIRPVAMPKGDNIVLLTDLNRLKANQTFKFPKINASVDDHNLTVGSRIYKIGIGAHAPSNIVYELPQNADTLFVGVGIDSECYEEGSAKFIINIDGTLAWQSGLMRGRSGALFTKIPVQNASQVELVTDPDGMNNCDHTDWLLPYIKLK; from the coding sequence ATGTTCATGTACAAATATCGAAATAATCTGAAGCTGTTCATCTTTTGGGGTGTTGCTTGCGTACTGGCTAATGTCATTTGCACTGCGGGTTCCGCTTACGATGGAGACCAAAGCTTTTGGGTTGGCTGGACGCGGCAGTTGATTGATGGCGGATTTGGTGGATTCAAAGGGAATTATCCGCCTCTTTATGTATTCTGGCTTTGGGTTGTGGCGCAGGTGCATTCCGTATTGGGACTTGTCGTTGACAAGACTTTTTTCCTGAAGTTTATTTGCCTTTGGCCGGTGTTCTTTGCGCATTTATTCCTAGTGGATTGGTCTTGCCGCATTTCGGAAAAGTTTAATTATCCGGAGTGGAAAAAACATTTACTGCTGGCCTTTGTCGCCTTGAATCCGGCGTTATTGATGAATGGCCCTATTTGGGGGCAAGTGGATTTGTTACCGGTTGTGCTTGCATCGCTTGCGATTTATTGCATGTGTCGTCCGCGTTATGTTTTTCTCGCGTCGATGTTGTATGTGCTTGCTTTGCTTTCGAAATTCCAGATGATTGCGTTCTTGCCCATTTTTGGAGGTCTCTTTATTCGCAACTGGAAAACCTCTTGGAGGGGGTTGCCACTTGCCATTGCAGGCGCTTTTTTGGTCTTATTGCCTTTTGCTATTGGGGGCAATTTATTAACGATGCTTTCGAATGCTTATGTGCAGACGACAAATCAATATCCGTATGCGACATTTAACGCCGCGAATTTGTGGAATCTTCTTGCCGGGAATGTCGCTCCTGACAACGTTCCGATTTGGGGCGTGAGTGCTGATGGCCTTGGTTTCTTGCTGAAACCTGCAATTTTGGGAAAGCTCCTTTTTATTTTGATTTCTGTTTTTGCATTGGTAAAATCCATCCTTTGCAAGAATGTTAGGACGGCGTTTGCATTGTGTTCGTTAAATGGCCTTGCCTTTTTTGTGCTATTGCCGGGAATGCATGAACGCTACTTGCTTTACGCGGTACCTATGGTTCTTTGCTGGCTTGTTTGGGACATGCGGCGTGGTGGAATTCCTGCGTTATTTATTACGGCTGTTGCCACGTTGAATGTGAATCTTATCAATCCGTTTCGTGGATCGGGAGTGTGGACTTTTGTTTCGTTGATGGGGTGCTTGACTCTTGTGGCTTTGCTCTTTGCTTTGGCTTTGCCCAAAACGGTGAATAAGGCCGTTTGCCGCCTAAGGCAGAATAATTTTCCAGCATGGGTCCCTTATGCATTGCTGTCTGTAATCCTTTTGATTGAATGCGGCTGCCTTGCATACCAAATTCGCCCCGTTGCAATGCCTAAGGGCGATAACATTGTGCTGTTGACGGATCTGAACAGGCTGAAAGCGAACCAGACTTTTAAATTCCCGAAAATCAATGCGTCGGTTGATGACCATAATCTCACTGTAGGGAGTAGAATCTATAAGATTGGCATTGGCGCTCATGCCCCGTCGAACATTGTTTATGAACTTCCTCAAAATGCTGATACGTTGTTTGTGGGTGTAGGTATAGATAGTGAATGCTACGAAGAAGGAAGCGCGAAATTTATAATAAATATTGATGGAACGCTTGCTTGGCAAAGTGGACTGATGCGAGGACGTTCTGGTGCTTTGTTCACGAAAATTCCAGTGCAAAACGCATCGCAAGTGGAACTTGTAACGGATCCAGATGGAATGAACAATTGCGATCATACCGACTGGCTGTTGCCTTATATAAAGTTAAAATAA